The sequence GCCCGGCCGCAGGCTCTCTGCCAGAGCCTGCAATCCGGCTACGCTGTAGAACCGTGCGTGCCGGGCGTCGAGCAGGGACTCGGGCGAGTGGTCGATGTCCAGAAGGATTGCATCGTATCGCCGTCGGTCCGATCGCGATGTCCACAACGAGAAGAAGTCGCCCTCGACGAGCGAGCATCGGGGATCGTCGATCAGCCTGACGGCCATCGGCACGAGGCGATTGCGATGCCAGGCAATCACCGGGGCCAGCAGCTCGACGACGACCAGCCGGCGTACGCTCGGGGGTTCCAGCGCGGCGACTGCTGTGTACCCCAGGCCCAGCCCGCCGACGAGCACGTCGCGAGGCGGCGAATCCATCGCCTCGAACGCCAGGGTCGCCAGCGCCCGCTCGCTGACGTTGACCGTGCTGGACATGAGCATCTCGTGGTCGAGCGTGACCTCGTAGACCCAGTCGTCCGGCACCGACGGCGACCGCCGGCGACGCAGCACCAGCTCACCCAGCGGAGTTTTCTGATAGTCCAGCTCTTCGAGTGGATGTGCCATTGCGGTCCTCGCTTATCCGACGGACAACGCAACGGAGTCGCGATCGCTATCGGGGGTAAAAGGCTGGTCGCTGACCTGCACATGGTGGTTGCGGTCCTGGAAATAGCGCAGTTGCCAGTCGTCGACGCACAGCAGCACGGGATTGCCTTGGGCATCGGACGCCAGGCAGGCCCCGGTGGGGACCAGCAGGTTCTCTCGCGACGCCGCCGGATCGAGCCAGCGGGTCACCGTCCACGGTGCGCCGCGAACTTCGGAGGCAACGCCGTACTCGCTTTCGAGCCGGTACTTGACGATCTCGAACTGGAGCGGCCCGACCGCTCCCAGCAGCGGCGCACGGCGGCCGGCCTCGGCCAGCTCGAACGATTGGATCACGCCCTCCTGGAGCAACTGGGCCAGCCCTTTGGCGAACCGCTTGAAGTCGGAGGCAACCGGATTTTCCAGATAGGCAAAACACTCCGGGGCGAAGCGCGGGATCTCGTCGTAGACGATGGCCGGATCTTCCGTGAGCGTGTCGCCGATGGCGAAGTGGGCGTTGCCGACGATGCCGACGACGTCGCCGGGCCAGGCCTCTTCGATGATCTCCCGCTCGCGTCCGAAGAGCTTGGCGGCGTTGGACAGACGTACGGCCTTGCCGGTGCGCACGTGAGTCACGGTCATGTCGCGCTCGAACTTGCCGGAAACCACGCGGACGAAGGCGATGCGGTCGCGGTGCCTGGGGTCCATGTTGGCCTGGATCTTGAATACGAAAGCGGAGAACGGCCGGTGCGTCGGGGCGATCAAGCCGGTCTGGGTCATTCGGGGTCCGGGCGCAGCCGAATGTTCCAGGAACCCGTCCAGCAGAAGCTGCACGCCGAAGTTGTTGATCGCACTTCCGAAGTACACCGGCGTGGTCCGCCCGGCGAGCACCGCGGCCGGATCGAAGGCGGCGCCAGCGCCTTCGAGCATCTCGATCTCCTCACACGTGGTGCGATAGACGTCGTCGTCGTTGAGGCGGTCCCGCACGACCGGGTCCGACAGGCCCGTCGTCAGCACGGGCGCCCGATAGGCCCCGCGTTCGGTGCGTTCGTAAAGGTGGGCCATCCGCGTACGCCGGTCCCAGACGCCTTTGAACCCGAAGCCGGTGCCCAGCGGCCAGTTCATCGGGTACGCCGCGATGCCCAGGACGCTTTCCAACTCGTCCAGCAGCGTCAGCGGGTCGAGCGTCGGGCGGTCGAGCTTGTTCATGAACGTGAAGATCGGCACGCCCCGTCGTCGACAGACCTCAAAGAGCTTTCGGGTCTGGCTCTCGATGCCCTTGCCCGCGTCGATGACCATGACCGCTGCATCGACCGCCGTCAGGACGCGGTAGGTGTCCTCGGAGAAGTCCTTGTGGCCCGGCGTGTCGAGCAGGTTGATCCGGTAGCCGCGATAGTCGAACTGGAGCACGGTCGAGCTGATCGAGATGCCGCGCTGCTTCTCCAGCTCCATCCAGTCGCTGGTGGTGGCGCGGAGGTTCTTCCTGGCGGTGACCGAGCCGGCCAGTTGCAGCGCCCCGCCGTAGAGCAGGAACTTCTCGGTCAGCGTGGTCTTGCCCGCGTCCGGGTGCGAGACGATGGCGAAGGTTCGGCGTCGGGCGATCTGGTCGCGTCCGAGCCGGTCGGTTGTCACAATAGCGGCATTGTCCATGAAAAAGATCCTTGGGGGTGAATCGTCGCTGTTCGGGTCGTCGGCAGGCGACGGGCCCGCCGGAGGCGGATCGGGGCAACCCGAAATCAGGGTGGAGTGAGCCCGCAACCAAGCCGGATTGCCTCGGAGGGGCGGTTCAATCCTGATGGTGTCGCAGTCAACATGCTGGCATCTTAGCAACGCCCGTGCACAAGGTCAACCCCGAATCCGCTCAGACCGACGAGGCCACAGGAGATTCACTGGTTCTCCCAGCCGCCCAGGGGCGGGACTTCGACAGGCCAGGCCAGGGCCAGGTTGCCGCCCGGCCCAAGCCGGCTCTCGCCCGAAAACGGGCCTCGCCGGCTGGCGCGAAGCTGATCGTCAACGGTGACCTTCTGCGTATGGCCGTCGAGCATGACGACATAGGAATGGCCGGTGTTCAGATCACCTTTGTGCGGACGATGGCATGTCGCAAAGGCATCGCCAAGATCCGAGTCGTCCTTCTTGAGTCGGTTTTCGTCGATAACGTATGTTGGGCCAATGTTCAGAGACGGCAGCTTGAGGGTCCCCGCCGGATCGTTCGTTCGTCCACCGCCCCGTCGTGATCGCTGATGTAGGTCCTCATGATGATGCTGATGATCGCGATGACCACCAGGAGTTCCACGAGCGTAAATGCCTTCTTCGTATCCATACTCGTTCGCTCACTTCGACCGGGGCCACTGATAGACGGGCGTGCGCCCGCGCGCATCGGGCTTCAACAGTTCGCGCAGGATCGCCTGCCCCTGGGCACTGTCGGCGGCGACCCACCGATCATCTTTCACTCGCTTGATGAGTCGCCCCTGGGCCCATGCCTGGGAATCCGTTATGTCGTAGGCGCCCGCCTTCGCCCCGATGGAAGGGTCGGGCCGTTCGAGAAAACCGACGAAGAACTCCGATTCGTTCGGTTTGAGCGCGTAGCTGTAGACGTGCGCCCGAAAGCCGGCGTGTCCCCCGTCGGGCAGAGAGCCGGAAGGCGCCGGGATCGGGCCGGCCTTCTTGAAACTGTCCGTGAACAGCCGGCCGGTGTTGGCGTCGCAGAACCAGGCCAGGCGACTCTGCACGACCGGCCCCGGGCGCGCCGGCCACAGGGTCCGAATCAACACGAAGCCCAGCAACCCCACGCTCAGGAACGCAACGACAACCACGCCGCCGAAATGCTGATCGATCCACCGGCGCAGGCCCCAACGCTCCAGTGCCCCGCGCCACTGCTCCAGGCGATGGCGAAGCTCATATTGCAGCAGATCGGGAACCTTCAACGCCATGCGATTTCAGTCTCCTTCTTCGGCCATGGGGACGGAAGGCCCCGCCGGCACATTGGGATCGGGGGTGCGACGTACCGTCAGCGCCTCGATCATCGATTCGAGGTCGGGGTTGTCGATCGAGGCCTCCTCCACGTCAGCGATCCGACCCTGGATCAGCTTCCGAGTGCGATCGTCCTTCCAGTGAATCCATTCGCCGTGCCCGTCGGCGAACGACACGTTGCACCCGTTGCGGTGCCGGTTGGTCAGGCCCTGCAATCCGAACGGCACGGACCACGGGCGCCACAGCCACCGGTTGTCGTCCAGCACCAGCGGCCAGAAACAATCCGAGCAGCGGCGTTCCTTGTCGATGAAGACCATCTTCGCACTGGGGCCGGAGACCTGGTGCAGCCGCGCGAAGGGGACGACCCCGTCACGTTTCTCGCCCCCCATCGTATTCGACAGGCCGTACGAATTGGCCGGGTTGCCGTCATCATCGGTCTTGCAGAGCAAGACGTCCTCCGACTGGAGGTAGGATCGGAGGCGCGCCGGCCAGCGGTCGGGCGGGCAGAGTTCATCGTCATGGTCCGGGGCATACAGCAGCCACGCCAGCATCAGTTGGTGCTGGTTCGCCAGACAGTGCACCTGTTCCGCCTGGCGGCGCGCCTGGGTCAGGGCCGGCAGTGACAACGACATGAGAAGGCAGATAATCGAAACCACAACCAGCAATTCCACAAGGGTGAATCCATCTCGATGCCGTCCCATGGTTTCTCGCCTTTCGCAAACCGCCCCTGCGACCGACTCTCGCCTCGGCCGTCTCGACCGAAATCCCGGGCTTTCCATCCAGTTGCACGCTGCGACGCATCACGCTCTCGCTGCTATCATAGCCGCAGCGGCCAGGGTGTCAATGCACAAACAGTCGCCCCCGACGGGCAATGATGCTCTGCGGAGGCGGGCGAGAAATCACCGAAAAGAGACGCTCCGGTAACAAATCGGTAACGCACCGGCGGCATATTACGCTTGTGTAGAACGAACCGTCACTGCTAATTTGGTTCTTTTGAAAGGAGTGGAGCCATGAGAAGAAAGCCGTTCACCATCGTGTTGCTGGTGCTCGTCGGGCTGGTCGGCGCGATCGCTCTGGCCAAGTCGGCGTCGGTCCTGCTGCGCGAGGGCCTGTACGCCGAGGAGGTCGAAGGCGATCTCGACGCCGCCATCGGCGTGTACCGGCAGATCGTCGCCGACGCCTCGGCGCCGCGGGAGCAGGTGGCCCAGGCCCTGTACCGCTTGGGTATGTGCCACATGAAGCGAAAGGACGAGCTGGAGGCCAGGGCGGCCTTCAGCAAGCTGGCCGCCGACTACGGCGATCAGACCCAGCTCATCGAGAAGGTCCGGCCCCTGCTGGAGGAGCTGGGCAACGCCGATCCGGCGGCTCTGATGCCTCCCGGGACCGTGGCCTACGTCGAGATCGGCAGTCCGGGCAAGCAGATCGAGACCATCCTGAACATGCTCAAGGACACGCCGTTCGAGAACCCGCTGGCCATGATCGGGCACGGTTCGTCCGGCGAGTCGATGGGGCCGCAGCAGATCATCAGCTCGCTGCTGAACCCCAGCATGATGGCCGAGTTCAAGAAGATTCGCGGCATGGGCATCGGCATCGCCGAGATCGCCCAAAACAACCCGCCGACAATCGTCGTGCTGTACCCCGGCAAGAGCGACGCCCTGCGCGGGATCATTCAGATGGCGTTGGGCTTCGTCGGCCGGCCGGCCCAGGCAATCGAAGGGATGACAACGTTGTCGTTCGGAGACAGCGGAGGCGCCGCGTATGACGACACCGTGATCATCGTGACCAGCCCGAGCCCGAAGGGCGCCGAGTTGCTTCAATGGTCGGTCAAGCAGTACAAGGGCCTCATCAAGGAGCCGTCGCTGGCCTCCAGCAACAAGTCCTTCGCGAGGATCAGCAAGAAGGCCCGGCAGGACAACATGTTGACCGTCTGGGTCAACGCCGACGAGGCCTACCAGGCCCTGCAAAAGATCCTCCCGGCCGACGCGATGCCGGCGCAGTTTCGCATGGCCGACGGCATGGCCGACTTCAAGAACATCGACGACCTCATCGCGTCGTTGTCGATCCGCCCGACGGGCCTGGCGCTGGACGCCAACGTCCATCTCAAGGACGGACACAACTGCCTGGCGTACAACCTGATCCGCACGCCCCATCTCAACGTCGGGGCGTTGAACGTCGTGCCGTCGGACGCGATCGCGCTGTTCAGCGTGGCCCTGGGCCGGTCGGACACGGCGCAGGCACAGGCGGCCGGCGAGCAGATCAAGAACGTTACGGGCCTGGACATCGGCCGAGAGCTGTTCGACAACATCGAGCAGGTCACGCTGTTCGCCGTGCCGTTCCACAAGCCCACCGAGCAACTGAGCGACGACATCCCGCCTCAGGTCAAGTCGTTCGGCCTGGCGATCACCAGCGTCAATCCGCAGCAGACCCACCAGATCCTCAGCTCGGTACTGCGTGCGGTCAACGTGGTCATCGACGAGACGCAGCCGGCCGGCGGGCGATTCGATTTTACCCTGCCCAACTATCAGAAGTTTTTCGGGTATATGGATGAGGCAAGCAAGACCACGATTCTGTCGCTGAATTCCAATCTCGTCGAGGCGTCCGTCGCCGCGATGAAGCAGCGCAGCGGCGTCAGAAGCGGTCCGTTGCAAGGTGCCTTGCAGACATTGCCCGAGACGACGAGCAAGCTGGTCGCAGTGAACGTGGCCGGGGCGGTGCAGTTCGCAGCGGCGAACATGGACCTTCCGGAGGGCGAGGTCGCGGACCAGGTCCGCGAAGCGCTCGCTCAACTGGCCCAGGCCAGCGCGAAGACCACGGTGCGCTTGCAGACCAGCGAAGAGGCCAACAGCTTCGGCGTCCGCCTGAGCATCGACGATCTGCCGCCGATCCCGCAGCTCATCGGCCCGATCTCCCAGATCGCCGACGGCATGTCGCAGGTCCACGGTCGCCACGACCAGTGGAGCATGCAGCCGGTGCTCTCGGCGGGCATTGCACCGACCGACCGTGCGCCGGTCATCGACGGCAAGATAGACGATTCCTGGGCCAAAGCCCAGGCGTACAAGCTGGAGCACAGCCTCTATGACCCGGTCTCGGGCGACAGCGATTGCTCGGCCTGGTTCAAAACCCTCTACGACAAGGGCCATCTCTACGTCCTGGTCGAGGTCGCCGACGACGACCTGCGCAGCGATTCGGCCGAGTTCTGGCTCGACGACGGCGTGGAGATCTTCATCGACGCCGACAACAGCCGGTCGGGGGCCTATGACGACAACGACTATCAGTACTACTTCAAATGGCACCCCAGCTCGCCGGTCATGGGCGAGTCGAAACACGAAAAGACCGACGGTGTGGAGTTCGCCTTCGCCGGGACGGACGCCGGCTACCGCCTGGAGGTCCGGTTCCCCTGGGCCACGCTGGGCGCGACCCCGTCGCCCGGCACGACCATCGGGTTCGACGTGCAGGTCAACGACGATGACGGCGGCGGCGACCGCAACTCCAAGATCGCCTGGAACGCCATGCAGGACGACGCCTGGCAGAACACCCGGGCCTTCGGCGTCGCCCAGCCGCTCGGACTGGTCGCCTGGTGGAAGCTCGACGAGAAGGACGGCAGGACCGCGGCAGACAGCTCCGGCAACGGTCGCCATGCGACTGTCCAGGGCAATCCGACGTGGCAGCCGACCGGCGGCAAGATCGGCGGTGCAATCGCGCTCGGCGGCGACGGTGATTTCCTTGATGTTGCCGACGAATCCTTCTTCGACTTCATGGGCGGCGTCACCGTAGCCGCGTGGATCAACGTGAGCCAATTCGACAGGCCGTGGCAGGCCATCGTCAGCAAGGGTGACAACGCATGGCGTATTCAGCGAAACAACGAAGCCGACACGCTCGAATTTGCGTGTACGGGTCTCGATATCCCGGGCGGCAATGACTATGGCAGCCTCTTCGGAACTCGGGCCATTACGCCGGGTCGGTGGCACCACGTTGCCGGCGTCTACGACGGCTCGAGGATGTCCCTCTATGTCGATGGCGTCCTGGATGCATCGCAGCAAGCAACAGGTATCGTCAACACCAACGATGTACGCGTTCAGATCGGGGCGAACACCGATATGCAGGATCGCTTCTGGAACGGGATGATCGACGAGGTCCGCCTCTACAACTATGGCCTTGACGCCGGGGCGATTGCGGGGTTGGCGGGCCAATGACGACGGGTTTGAATGAACGAGGGCGCCTGTGCCCAAACGCCTGAAGCTCAATGCGGATTCCGGCCAGTATCGGTGGGCGGTATCGCTGCTTGCGGTGGCAGTGGTGCTGCCCACCGTCTGCCTGCTCTGGTTCATGACCGAAGCAATCGACAACGAGCGGTTCGTGATCCGCCAGAAGCTCGTCCTGTTCCATACCGACCAGCTCGAAAAGGCGCGGCGTACGGCCGACGGCGACTGGGCCCGACGCTGCCGACGGCTCGAAGACGATAATGACGCTCATCCGTATCGCCGTCTGGTGGAGATCGTCGCCCAGGGCGGCTGCGATGCGGTGTTGATGTACGATCCATCGGGCCGGCGTCTGTATCCCGTGCTTTCAACCGAGGCCGACCGCACAGGCGGTCCGTCCGATGTTCTGGCTGACGCCTGGCAGTTGGAATTCGTCGATCGCGATTACGCCGGGGCCGCCGAACGCTACGAGCAGCACGCGCTGTCGGCGAGCGGGTATCGCCGGCGTCTGGCCGAATGGGTCGGCAAGGCCCCGCCTCTCGACGATCGCGGGCTGCTCGACGCCCTGATCGGACAGGCCCGCTGTCTGGCCAAGCTCGACCGGATGGCTGAGGCCATCGCCGTGTGCCGACAGGTCGCCTTCAGTCCCTTGGCCGACGGCGCCGACGTCGGGGTCCTTTCGCGGATCGCCAACGCCCGACTGCTCATGCTCGGCTGGATGCGTGACCGCAGGCAATACGACGGACTGCTCGAAGAGACGTTCTCCGGGCTCCTCGACATGCTCTATCAGCCGAACCAGGCGGGTGCGTCGCTGCCGGCCGACCAGAATCTCTTCCTCGCGCGCAAGGCGATGGACATCGTCGGCCAAAGCCCGCGGCTCCAATCGCACCGACGGCAGATTGGCGGCGCGCCGCTGGAAAGACTGGTCGAATTCGAGGCACGATCTCTGGCGTTGGCCGACCGCTTTGCGGCGTCGAGCGACCTGGACGCATGGGAACCGGGCCGATTGCAACCGCTGGAAGCGGCGGACGACAACGCCTACGGCCTTCTTCACAGGTCCGAGCGGTCGGTCTGCTTTGCCCTGCTCTCGGGGCAGACGGTGCATGCGGCGTTGGGCGAATTCATCGGCAGCTTTCAGAGTGACGCCGTCGAATGCCGCATCACCGACGATGCCGGCCGGCTGATCGTGGGCCCGGACGAGCCTCGGACCGAGCCGTTTGTCGCCGGACCGATCGGCGTGTACTTACCCAACTGGCGGATCGAGTTGTTCTTCAGAGAAGGCGACGTGCTCGACCGGGCCGCCGGCGAGCGCATCGCCGTCTACACCTGGACGGGCACGCTCGTAATCGTGCTGATCCTCATCTCCGGGGCCTTCGCGGCCCGGGCCATCGGCAAGCAGGTCAAGCTCAACCGGCTCAAGAACGATTTCATCGCCACCGTAACCCACGAACTGAAGACGCCCCTGGCCTCGATGCGCGTCCTCGTCGACACGCTGCTGGAGGGTCACTACCGGGATTCGCAGCAGGTGACCGACTATCTGCAACTGATCTCGAAGGAGAACGGGCGGCTCAGCCGGTTGATCGACAACTTCCTGACCTTCTCGCGGATGGAGCGCAACAAACAGGCGTTTCAGATGCGCCAAACCTCTCCGGCTGTCATCGCGCGCAACGCGGCCGAGGCGGTCCGCACCAGGTTCGACAAGCCCTCCTGCCATTTCGAGGTGGAGATCACCGAGGACCTTCCCGACGTCACAGCCGATCCGGATGCGATGGTCACGGTTTTGGTCAATCTGCTGGACAACGCCTACAAGTACTCGCGCGACGACAAGCACATCGCGCTGCATGTCACGAGCGAGGATCATTCGGTGCATTTTGCCGTCTCGGACAACGGCGTGGGCGTCCCGCGTCGGGCTCTCAAGCGGATCTTCAAGCGGTTCTATCAGGCCGACCGGACGCTGTCGCGCCGCGCCGAGGGCTGCGGCCTGGGCCTGAGCATCGCCCGGTTCATCGTCGACGCCCACGGCGGAACGATCCGCGTCGAAAGCCGGCTGGACCACGGAAGCACGTTCACCGTCACCCTGCCCGCGAAGGGCTGAACCGTAGGCGGAAAGGAAATCCCCAATGGCAACGGTCCTGATTGTAGAAGACGACCCGGCGATGATGCGGGGTCTCGAAGACAACTTCCGAATGACCGGCTACGACGTGCTCACCGCCTGCGACGGGCCGCAGGGCCTGGAAACGACGTTGAAGGAGCGGCCCGATCTGGTTATTCTCGATATCATGCTGCCTGGAATCAACGGCTACGAAGTCTGCTCGGGCATCCGGGAAAAGGACCTGGACATGCCGATTATCATGCTGACGGCCAAAGACCGCGACAGCGACGTCGTGCTGGGCCTCGACGTCGGCGCCGATGACTACGTCCGCAAGCCGTTCAGCATCCGCGAGTTGCTGGCTCGGGCCAATGCGTTCATGCGGCGTCGCGGGATGTGCGAGCCGACGGTTTACGAGTTCGGCGGCTGCCGCCTCGACGTGCGCGCCGCCACGTTCCAACGGCAGGGCCAGGAGATTCCCCTGACCCCGGGACAGTTCAGGATGCTGCGGCTGTTCCTGCAGAAGGCGGGCTGCCCGTTGTCCAAAGACGAGATTCGCACGGCTGTATGGGGATACTCGCATTTCATCTCCACACAAGACATCGACAAGACGGTCGCCGTATTGAACGACAAGATCGAATCCGATCGAACGCACCGGCCTCTTATCGAAGCGGTCGGCCAAGCGGGATACCGATTTGACGCCGGGGCGTTGATGGATATCGGAACCGGAGAAAGGATCAAGTGTCACGTGTGAAGATACGGCATGGGCTGAAGCCCATCCTACAAACTTGGCATGTTAGATTCTACTGCTTATGGAAACCATCCTGATCGTTGAGGACGACCCCACGATGTTGCGGGGTCTCAAGGACAATTTCGAGTTTCACAACTATCGCGTTCTCACGGCCGAGGACGGCGAGGCCGGTCTGAACGCGGCGCTGGATGCCCGGCCCGATCTGATCCTGCTGGACCTGATGCTGCCGAAGATCAACGGTTACGAGGTCTGCCGACTGATCCGCAAGGAGAAGCTGGACATGCCCATCATCATGCTGACGGCCAAGGGCGAGGAGTCTGACATCGTTCTGGGCCTGAACCTCGGGGCCGACGACTACGTCACCAAGCCGTTCAGCATCAAGGAGCTTCTGGCCCGCACCGAGGCCCTGTTGCGGCGGACGCGCTCGGTCGAGCCGGAGGTCTATCGGTTCGGCGACTGCACGCTGGACATCGCCGCCCGCAAGCTGACCCGCGGTCAGGAGGAGATCAAGCTGTCGCCCAAGGAGTTCAAGCTGCTGGAGTTGTTCGCCAAGAAGCCGGGACGGGCGCTGAGCCGCGATGAGATCCTCAATCTCGTCTGGGGCTATGATTCGATCTCCGGCCCGCGCACGATCGACCGCTTCGTCACCACCCTGCGCAACAAGATCGAACCCGATCCCCACAACCCCGTCTACATCCACACCCTCCGCGAAATCGGCTACAAATTCGACCCACCCGCATAGGTTTCGTCACGGACACCCCCTGTAGGGGCGCCCCCCTGTGGTTGCCCTTCCGGTACCGGGCAGACACAGGGGCCTGCCCCTACGCGAGGCCGGCGACCTGTTTGACGGCTTCGATGCAGTCGGGCAGATCGACCTGTGCGTGGCGGCGTTTCGTGGCGGCCGCGACGAGTCCGACGAACATCGGGCTGGGCCTCAGCGGGCGGCTGGTCAGGCACGGATGGGCCTGGGTCCCCATGAAGAACGGATGGTCCGGCAGTTCGAGGATCTGCATGATCGGCTGGTCGGGGGCCTTGCCGGAGAAGACCAAGCCACCGGCTTCGAGCGTCTCGATGTACTTCGGGTCGACCTCATAGCGGTGCCGGAACCGCATGCGGACCGAGTCCTTGCCACCGAAAAGATTCCAGGCCACCGTCTCGGGCTTGATCTCGACGTCGCGGCCGCCCAGACGCATGTTGCCGCCCAGGCCTTCGATCTTCTTCTGCTCGGGCAGGATGTCGATGACCGGCTCGGCGCATTTCGGATCCAGCTCGGTGCTGCCGGCGCCCTTGAGCTTGCAGACGTTGCGGGCGAAATCGATGACGGCCATCTGGAAACCCAAGCACAGGCCCAGATAGGGCAGGTCGCTCTCGCGGGCGTAGCGAACGCAGGCGATCTTGCCCTCGGCGCCGCGCGAGCCGAACCCGCCGGGCACGATGATGCCGTCGACGCTCGCCAGACGCTCGGCCGCGTTCTTGTCGGTGATGTCCGTCGTCTCGATCCATTCGATGCCCACGTCGCAGCCCAGAGCAATCCCCGCATGCTCCAGGGCATTGATGATCGAGGCGTAGCTGTCGCGGACGGAGGTGTACTTGCCCGTGATGCCAATGGTGCTCTTATACCTTGCCGTTCCGATGCGGTCGGTGAAGTCACACCACCTGGCCCAGGCCTTTCGCTCGTGCCGCAGGTTGATGCGGTCCTCGATCTTGAGCAGGCGCAGCACCTCGAAGTCGAGCCCGTGCTCGCGCAACATCGACGGGATCATGTAGATGCTGGCCGAATCGTGCAGGCTGACGACGCGCTCGAACGGGACGTTGCTGTAGATGCTGATCTTCTGTCGGGCCTTCTCGTTGACCGGATTCGTTGCGCGGCACGCGATGATGTCCGGCTGGATGCCGAGCTGCATCACCTGCTTGATCCCGAGCTGAGCGGCCTTGGATTTCTGCTCGCCCAGGGCCGGCGGCTCCAGGATGTACGTCAGTGCGACGAAGCAACTGCTGTGAGGGCCTTCCTCATAGGCCAGCTCGCGCATCGCTTCGAGGTAGTAGGCGTTCTCCAGGTCGCCGACGGTGCCGCCGATCTCGACGAAGACGACGTCGGCCTTGCTGTCGGCGGCGAGCTGTCGCAGCTTGAGCTTCACTTCGCCGGTGACGTGCGGGATCATCTGAACGTCGCGGCCGAGGTAATCGCCATGCCGCTCCTTGTTCAGCACGCTGCTGAAGATCTGCCCGCTGGTAGCGAAATTGGCCTTGCTCAGGTCCAGGTCCAGCATCCGCTCGTACGTGCCCAGGTCCATGTCGGTCTCCATGCCGTCGTCGAGGACGAAGACTTCGCCGTGCCGGAACGGGTTCAGCGTGCCCGAGTCGATGTTGAGATAGCCCTCCAGCTTGATCGGCGCGACCTTCAGGCCCTTGTCCTGGAGCAGCTTGGCCAGGCACGAGGAGAAGATCCCCTTGCCCAGCCCACTCATCACCGTGCCCATGACGAACACGTATTTGGTCTTGCCCTTCTTGTAGCCTGTCGGAATCGGCGAGAAGAATTCGCTCTCCGTCGAGGCGTCACTCAGTTTCGTCAGCAGCTCTTTGCTGTCAGCCATTGGAATCCTGTCCTTGGGATGCTGGGGTGTTGTGGGCCGGGTCGTTCACGTCCTGCTTGCGGTATCGTTGGACGAAGGCGGCGTATTGCTGGGGGGTGTCGATGCCTTCGGCGGTGTGCTCGACGGTGCCGACGAGGATGGCGTGGCCGTTCTCGATGACGCGGAGTTGTTCGAGCTTTTCGGTCTTCTCCAGGGGCGTCTGCGGCAGGGCCGCCAATTGCAGCA comes from Anaerobaca lacustris and encodes:
- a CDS encoding sensor histidine kinase, which codes for MPKRLKLNADSGQYRWAVSLLAVAVVLPTVCLLWFMTEAIDNERFVIRQKLVLFHTDQLEKARRTADGDWARRCRRLEDDNDAHPYRRLVEIVAQGGCDAVLMYDPSGRRLYPVLSTEADRTGGPSDVLADAWQLEFVDRDYAGAAERYEQHALSASGYRRRLAEWVGKAPPLDDRGLLDALIGQARCLAKLDRMAEAIAVCRQVAFSPLADGADVGVLSRIANARLLMLGWMRDRRQYDGLLEETFSGLLDMLYQPNQAGASLPADQNLFLARKAMDIVGQSPRLQSHRRQIGGAPLERLVEFEARSLALADRFAASSDLDAWEPGRLQPLEAADDNAYGLLHRSERSVCFALLSGQTVHAALGEFIGSFQSDAVECRITDDAGRLIVGPDEPRTEPFVAGPIGVYLPNWRIELFFREGDVLDRAAGERIAVYTWTGTLVIVLILISGAFAARAIGKQVKLNRLKNDFIATVTHELKTPLASMRVLVDTLLEGHYRDSQQVTDYLQLISKENGRLSRLIDNFLTFSRMERNKQAFQMRQTSPAVIARNAAEAVRTRFDKPSCHFEVEITEDLPDVTADPDAMVTVLVNLLDNAYKYSRDDKHIALHVTSEDHSVHFAVSDNGVGVPRRALKRIFKRFYQADRTLSRRAEGCGLGLSIARFIVDAHGGTIRVESRLDHGSTFTVTLPAKG
- a CDS encoding response regulator transcription factor; translated protein: MATVLIVEDDPAMMRGLEDNFRMTGYDVLTACDGPQGLETTLKERPDLVILDIMLPGINGYEVCSGIREKDLDMPIIMLTAKDRDSDVVLGLDVGADDYVRKPFSIRELLARANAFMRRRGMCEPTVYEFGGCRLDVRAATFQRQGQEIPLTPGQFRMLRLFLQKAGCPLSKDEIRTAVWGYSHFISTQDIDKTVAVLNDKIESDRTHRPLIEAVGQAGYRFDAGALMDIGTGERIKCHV
- a CDS encoding response regulator transcription factor, which codes for METILIVEDDPTMLRGLKDNFEFHNYRVLTAEDGEAGLNAALDARPDLILLDLMLPKINGYEVCRLIRKEKLDMPIIMLTAKGEESDIVLGLNLGADDYVTKPFSIKELLARTEALLRRTRSVEPEVYRFGDCTLDIAARKLTRGQEEIKLSPKEFKLLELFAKKPGRALSRDEILNLVWGYDSISGPRTIDRFVTTLRNKIEPDPHNPVYIHTLREIGYKFDPPA
- a CDS encoding CTP synthase, which encodes MADSKELLTKLSDASTESEFFSPIPTGYKKGKTKYVFVMGTVMSGLGKGIFSSCLAKLLQDKGLKVAPIKLEGYLNIDSGTLNPFRHGEVFVLDDGMETDMDLGTYERMLDLDLSKANFATSGQIFSSVLNKERHGDYLGRDVQMIPHVTGEVKLKLRQLAADSKADVVFVEIGGTVGDLENAYYLEAMRELAYEEGPHSSCFVALTYILEPPALGEQKSKAAQLGIKQVMQLGIQPDIIACRATNPVNEKARQKISIYSNVPFERVVSLHDSASIYMIPSMLREHGLDFEVLRLLKIEDRINLRHERKAWARWCDFTDRIGTARYKSTIGITGKYTSVRDSYASIINALEHAGIALGCDVGIEWIETTDITDKNAAERLASVDGIIVPGGFGSRGAEGKIACVRYARESDLPYLGLCLGFQMAVIDFARNVCKLKGAGSTELDPKCAEPVIDILPEQKKIEGLGGNMRLGGRDVEIKPETVAWNLFGGKDSVRMRFRHRYEVDPKYIETLEAGGLVFSGKAPDQPIMQILELPDHPFFMGTQAHPCLTSRPLRPSPMFVGLVAAATKRRHAQVDLPDCIEAVKQVAGLA